A genomic window from Anguilla rostrata isolate EN2019 chromosome 14, ASM1855537v3, whole genome shotgun sequence includes:
- the LOC135240072 gene encoding apical junction component 1 homolog has protein sequence MTRTDPPDLLASTAYRDIEASPASTRSAHLYPSAKKCDGHWLPGTLEDNQEWINKRRCRSFDLESLSDSRYCTSLMEYTYRRVERHAVHPDLAWNALAQQGQQRFSSPDLISHRLPAQYIATVSNHNTTVVSEPGGPELKRRARSKSAPRVKTGFSRVPCEASPPVARRGREVSRAPRDPPRKPEGSPRREPTHNTPPSRPLVNEVHPIKLQPQRGDTSRYSPLYVPDCFVKESRPERQHQQQQQQQQQPATSPHVRCRVDIKPDAAVLHHAGKKLPMTPPYPAEVPWQRYHIAGGHSLTVPRHIPASRTATPTSDSYSSEYRLAYPYSSSAPSGYVQPQPVEIPLQRMPSPREYYGRERRAFSSPNVLTKFFYADDPVSYPSPGPGPHPRTYYQEDLYSNPSPTLTPKMQYFQQNPRARVVHTSPSRSYYGDMEPYPIPYSYPLQAMYPKSYATSEPGPYIIQTPPARTYYTEDPRTYPVQTVPPKIFYVHERFTPPPEHHMPSRGYHTEGRVRQARVCQPQADDWYGSEVSGHSTRHPSSQASQYTPPRVRQEPELTHWYASPCMENPKVGTDAPRSYSKSWDNILDTRVEREQPRERQQQQLRRQSHDDLLYQGKQTLSPPNDDRRQPVVVNLSSSPRRYAALSLSDNSLIDRSPTEGGGRLGGGPGKPWFVTPEITITDNDIHQGGKPDRKHAEEEVRPRSPSWDALDSEAGPSAKVSYPETVSCSAVDPTTAKEKTHDSSSLQQSLEQLDELLADLVIDYKPPASRRPSEDLLGQLKKLIGEDEVKTTRTPLPKKGRSREFDSPGPLKKQPQPAFTKMIPGGPPGDLDSGCDGLQQRSAEECSPDESTDEDDTMMCSNSKCQRTETLFNACLYFKSCHSCYTYYCSRNCRREDWDIHKESCLYGRVGSVCRHVIKFCRETAEVHKAFSRIAKVGYLSRGRGVLFLGFPSQGSSGNFLRYGLESLLMSPTYLSLRELDSFKDNLGEYCRELQAAGDEYDPSECFLLNVSIAVGDQVPDRPSPRVQAPTVRKYAKVSLASYSPERKAAVAAAAAARKDGDMETLILTPPPGMADIDLEGEAGRKAREICFINIQRELRTRGVFLRHEYPQVYRQLCDFVETNERFTPTTIYPIDKRTGKQFMCMIMAASEPRTLDWVATPNLLDDII, from the coding sequence ATGACACGCACCGACCCGCCTGATCTACTGGCATCAACTGCGTACCGAGATATAGAAGCCAGCCCTGCCTCCACGCGTTCTGCGCACTTGTACCCTTCCGCAAAAAAATGTGATGGTCACTGGCTCCCCGGCACACTGGAGGATAACCAGGAGTGGATTAACAAGAGGCGCTGTCGTAGCTTTGACCTGGAGTCGCTCAGCGACTCGAGATATTGCACATCCCTGATGGAGTACACGTACCGGAGGGTCGAGAGGCATGCCGTTCACCCGGACCTGGCCTGGAATGCTCTGGCCCAGCAGGGCCAACAGCGGTTTTCTTCGCCTGACCTCATCAGTCACCGGCTGCCCGCTCAGTACATTGCCACCGTCAGCAACCACAACACCACCGTGGTCTCTGAGCCGGGTGGGCCCGAGCTCAAGCGGCGGGCGCGGTCCAAAAGTGCACCGCGGGTGAAGACTGGCTTCAGTCGCGTGCCCTGTGAGGCGTCCCCGCCTGTCGCAAGGAGGGGGCGAGAGGTCAGCCGGGCCCCGCGGGACCCCCCCAGGAAGCCCGAGGGGTCTCCAAGGCGGGAACCCacccacaacacccccccaaGCCGGCCGCTCGTCAACGAAGTGCATCCCATCAAGCTGCAGCCTCAGAGAGGTGACACCAGTCGGTACTCACCCCTCTATGTTCCTGATTGCTTCGTTAAGGAGAGCCGGCCTGAAaggcagcatcagcagcagcagcagcagcagcagcagccggcCACCAGCCCCCATGTCCGGTGCCGGGTGGACATCAAGCCAGATGCAGCCGTCCTGCACCATGCTGGGAAGAAGCTTCCAATGACACCCCCCTATCCTGCAGAGGTTCCCTGGCAACGCTACCACATTGCTGGAGGCCACAGCCTGACTGTGCCTCGACACATCCCCGCCTCCAGGACGGCCACACCCACCTCTGATTCCTACAGCAGTGAATACCGTCTTGCTTACCCCTACTCCAGCAGCGCTCCCAGTGGCTATGTCCAGCCCCAGCCCGTGGAGATCCCCCTGCAGAGGATGCCCTCCCCACGGGAGTACTACGGGAGGGAGCGGAGGGCCTTCTCTAGCCCTAACGTGCTGACCAAATTCTTCTATGCTGATGACCCTGTGAGCTACCCCAGTCCAGGGCCAGGGCCACACCCGAGGACTTACTACCAGGAGGACCTTTACAGCAATCCCAGCCCAACCCTCACCCCAAAAATGCAGTACTTTCAGCAGAATCCCAGAGCTCGAGTGGTCCATACCTCCCCAAGTCGGTCATACTATGGTGATATGGAGCCGTACCCCATCCCTTACTCTTACCCATTGCAAGCCATGTATCCCAAATCTTACGCCACATCTGAGCCGGGACCATACATCATCCAAACGCCCCCTGCCAGGACCTACTACACGGAGGATCCCCGCACTTACCCTGTCCAAACCGTCCCACCCAAGATCTTCTATGTCCATGAGCGTTTTACCCCTCCGCCCGAACACCACATGCCCTCCAGGGGATATCACACGGAGGGACGTGTTCGGCAGGCTCGGGTGTGCCAGCCACAGGCGGATGACTGGTATGGCTCAGAGGTGTCAGGCCATAGCACCCGCCACCCTTCTTCCCAGGCCTCACAGTACACCCCACCCAGGGTGCGGCAGGAGCCTGAGCTGACCCATTGGTATGCCAGCCCCTGCATGGAAAACCCCAAAGTGGGGACTGATGCCCCCCGGAGCTACTCCAAATCGTGGGACAATATCCTGGACACGCGGGTCGAAAGGGAGCAGCCAAGGGAgcgtcagcagcagcagctacgGAGACAAAGCCATGATGATCTCCTCTACCAGGGCAAGCAGACGTTGTCCCCCCCTAATGACGACAGGCGACAGCCCGTGGTGGTCAACCTCTCTAGCTCGCCTCGCCGCTATGCGGCCCTGTCCCTGTCAGACAACTCCCTCATTGACAGAAGTCCCACGGAGGGTGGTGGGAGGCTCGGTGGAGGCCCCGGGAAGCCCTGGTTTGTGACACCAGAGATCACTATCACAGACAACGACATCCACCAGGGTGGCAAACCCGATAGGAAGCATGCTGAGGAGGAGGTACGTCCTCGTTCCCCAAGCTGGGATGCCCTGGACTCTGAAGCTGGGCCATCTGCAAAGGTATCATACCCAGAGACCGTCTCCTGTTCCGCAGTAGACCCCACCACCGCCAAAGAGAAGACCCATGACAGCTCCTCCCTGCAGCAGAGTCTGGAGCAGCTCGATGAGCTGCTGGCTGACCTTGTCATCGACTACAAGCCCCCAGCCAGCAGAAGGCCCAGCGAGGACCTTCTGGGGCAGCTTAAGAAACTGATTGGTGAGGATGAGGTGAAGACAACAAGAACACCATTGCCAAAAAAGGGTCGGTCCAGAGAATTTGACTCCCCGGGCCCTTTGAAGAAGCAGCCCCAGCCGGCTTTCACAAAAATGATCCCTGGTGGCCCACCAGGAGACCTGGACAGTGGCTGCGACGGGCTTCAGCAGAGGAGCGCGGAGGAGTGCTCACCGGATGAGAGCACAGATGAGGATGACACCATGATGTGCTCCAACAGCAAGTGCCAGCGTACCGAAACCCTCTTCAATGCTTGCCTCTACTTTAAGTCCTGCCACAGCTGCTATACCTATTACTGCTCTCGCAACTGCCGACGGGAGGACTGGGACATCCACAAGGAGAGTTGCCTTTATGGCCGTGTGGGAAGCGTCTGCCGCCATGTCATCAAGTTCTGCCGAGAGACTGCAGAGGTCCACAAGGCCTTCTCCCGCATTGCCAAAGTCGGCTACCTTTCCCGGGGCAGGGGGGTCCTCTTCCTGGGTTTCCCCAGCCAAGGTTCGTCTGGAAACTTCCTCCGGTATGGCTTGGAGAGCCTGCTCATGTCCCCTACTTACCTATCCCTGCGTGAGCTGGACAGCTTCAAGGACAATCTGGGAGAGTACTGCAGGGAGCTCCAGGCAGCTGGGGATGAGTACGACCCAAGCGAATGCTTCCTCCTGAACGTGTCCATTGCCGTGGGCGATCAAGTGCCTGACAGGCCCTCACCAAGGGTCCAAGCCCCAACCGTCAGGAAATATGCCAAGGTGTCATTGGCCTCCTACAGCCCCGAGCGGAAGGCTGCAGTGGCAGCCGCTGCAGCCGCGCGGAAGGACGGTGACATGGAGACGCTGATCCTCACTCCACCCCCTGGAATGGCCGACATTGATCTGGAAGGTGAGGCAGGGCGGAAGGCCCGTGAAATCTGCTTCATCAACATCCAGAGGGAGCTGAGGACCCGGGGGGTCTTCCTACGTCACGAATACCCCCAGGTCTACCGCCAGCTGTGTGACTTTGTGGAGACCAATGAAAGGTTCACACCAACCACTATCTACCCCATTGACAAGAGGACTGGAAAGCAGTTCATGTGCATGATCATGGCTGCATCTGAGCCCAGGACACTCGACTGGGTGGCAACCCCAAATCTCCTTGATGACATCATATAG